One Thermococcus sp. DNA window includes the following coding sequences:
- a CDS encoding AI-2E family transporter — MKAEELVWGAVVAVILYVTWRVVHPLVTPIFFGLVLAYASYPLQRRLSKRLGKKRSALAISLSMLVFGGALTLELLLVSVQVAMSFYDSVVNVFNWLLTLSLPSEVLNFLQHFQDQVVPKLADYVSREAFSIPSYVLQLVVFFFTYYYALAYGEEIREQVYALLPDKNRELGEEILESVNKTLSALVRAWLLLNVAKGILMAIGFIIFRVSDLYTAIVAGFLTFAFSFVPLFEGWMIWLAAAVYFAVEGAYLHALGIALYGF, encoded by the coding sequence ATGAAGGCCGAGGAACTCGTCTGGGGCGCGGTTGTGGCGGTCATACTTTATGTAACGTGGAGGGTAGTACATCCATTAGTTACTCCCATCTTCTTTGGGCTCGTACTTGCCTATGCATCCTATCCCCTTCAGAGGAGGCTCTCCAAAAGGCTCGGAAAAAAGCGCTCCGCACTGGCAATCAGCCTTTCGATGCTTGTCTTTGGCGGAGCCTTAACACTTGAACTGCTCCTCGTTTCTGTTCAGGTTGCCATGTCCTTCTATGACAGCGTTGTAAACGTCTTCAACTGGTTACTCACACTCTCGCTCCCTTCAGAGGTTCTCAACTTCCTCCAGCACTTTCAGGACCAAGTAGTTCCAAAATTGGCCGACTACGTTTCGAGGGAAGCCTTCTCAATTCCCTCCTACGTCCTTCAGCTCGTTGTTTTCTTCTTCACCTACTACTACGCCCTGGCCTACGGCGAGGAAATCAGGGAACAGGTTTACGCCCTCCTTCCGGATAAAAACCGTGAGCTCGGCGAGGAAATCCTCGAAAGCGTGAATAAAACCCTGTCCGCCCTCGTCAGGGCCTGGCTTCTTCTCAACGTCGCCAAGGGAATCCTCATGGCAATTGGCTTCATTATCTTCCGCGTTTCGGACCTGTACACCGCTATAGTTGCCGGCTTCCTGACCTTTGCCTTCTCCTTTGTTCCCCTCTTTGAGGGCTGGATGATTTGGCTCGCCGCGGCAGTATACTTCGCCGTTGAAGGGGCCTACCTCCACGCCCTTGGCATAGCCCTCTACGGCTTTTT